The following coding sequences lie in one Flagellimonas eckloniae genomic window:
- a CDS encoding ATP-binding protein, with the protein MGKQIDLGVEIDHIESLTRANGKTAISELIWNTLDADATEIHIEYQKSKLGNVASLQIKDNGHGLDYSQAQDVFAKLGGSDKKVSWTSPNGRLYHGKEGKGRYKSLALGDLVEFTSKYKKGKTYFNEQRDKIL; encoded by the coding sequence ATGGGCAAACAAATAGATCTTGGTGTTGAAATAGACCATATCGAGTCATTGACCCGTGCCAATGGGAAGACGGCCATTTCAGAACTGATATGGAATACCCTTGATGCGGATGCCACGGAAATCCATATTGAATATCAAAAATCAAAACTCGGGAACGTAGCCTCCTTGCAAATCAAAGACAACGGACATGGATTGGACTACTCTCAGGCCCAAGATGTCTTTGCCAAATTGGGCGGTTCCGATAAGAAAGTAAGTTGGACAAGTCCCAATGGGAGGCTTTACCATGGCAAGGAGGGCAAGGGAAGGTACAAATCCCTCGCGCTAGGGGACTTGGTGGAGTTTACAAGCAAATACAAAAAAGGGAAGACTTATTTTAATGAACAAAGGGACAAGATTTTATAA
- a CDS encoding alanine/glycine:cation symporter family protein produces the protein MEQLNDFLVKAISGTEWPMFILLIGGGLLLVLYSKFLPYRYFGHAIAIARGKYDDKNAKGDVSSFQALSAAVAATVGLGNISGVAIAIHDGGPGVVFWIWMTALIGMGIKFYSCSLSIMFRGQDSEGKLQGGPMFYITQGLGKKYKPLAIFFCIAGIFGFLGVFTANQFTETFMSVIQPSDSLFAMSDFNWKLTIGFLLAIITSFVIFGGLSKIAKVATTIVPFMVMVYLIAVIVVMAMNASQILPSLKLIIAEAWNFNTVVTGGFWGLVIIGVRRAMFSNEAGLGSAPMYHGQSKNEEPIREGLVAMLGPFIDTILVCTFTAVVLILSGAYLEDGSGIVMTLNAFNTSLGNWGGVLLMVIVSAFALSTLFTYSYYGVKCLSFLTNAKIGRFYNWYFVVMIVFAAVASLELVKNLIDLSYALMVIPNMIAVLLLAPKVNVAAKTYFSKLKNEKA, from the coding sequence ATGGAGCAACTCAATGACTTTTTAGTGAAGGCAATTTCAGGGACGGAATGGCCTATGTTCATCTTACTTATAGGTGGAGGATTATTACTGGTTTTGTATTCCAAATTTTTACCCTATCGCTATTTTGGACACGCCATTGCTATTGCTAGAGGTAAATATGATGATAAGAATGCCAAAGGCGATGTCAGCTCATTTCAAGCATTATCTGCTGCTGTTGCGGCAACCGTTGGCCTAGGAAATATTTCTGGGGTTGCAATTGCCATTCACGACGGAGGCCCCGGAGTGGTTTTTTGGATTTGGATGACAGCTCTTATAGGAATGGGCATTAAGTTCTATTCCTGTAGTTTGTCCATTATGTTCAGAGGGCAGGATTCCGAAGGAAAATTACAGGGAGGCCCCATGTTCTATATTACACAAGGTTTGGGGAAAAAATACAAGCCGTTGGCCATTTTCTTTTGTATTGCGGGAATATTTGGATTCTTGGGGGTTTTCACCGCCAATCAGTTTACGGAGACTTTTATGAGTGTAATTCAACCGTCAGACTCTTTGTTTGCCATGAGTGATTTCAATTGGAAACTAACCATAGGTTTCTTGCTTGCCATCATTACTTCATTTGTCATTTTTGGAGGATTGTCCAAAATAGCGAAAGTGGCTACTACCATTGTGCCATTTATGGTGATGGTGTATTTGATAGCTGTAATTGTGGTCATGGCCATGAATGCATCACAAATATTACCCTCTTTAAAATTAATAATAGCCGAAGCATGGAATTTTAACACAGTGGTAACTGGTGGATTTTGGGGATTGGTTATCATTGGTGTTCGCAGGGCCATGTTTTCAAATGAGGCAGGTTTGGGTAGCGCCCCCATGTATCATGGCCAATCTAAAAACGAAGAACCCATTCGTGAAGGTTTGGTAGCCATGCTAGGTCCATTTATAGATACCATTTTGGTGTGCACTTTTACGGCAGTGGTCTTAATTTTAAGTGGCGCTTATTTAGAAGATGGAAGCGGAATTGTAATGACCTTGAACGCATTTAATACTTCCCTTGGAAATTGGGGTGGTGTACTATTGATGGTCATTGTTTCCGCGTTCGCTCTTTCTACTTTATTTACATATTCGTATTACGGGGTAAAATGTTTATCATTTTTAACCAATGCCAAAATAGGCAGATTCTATAATTGGTATTTTGTGGTTATGATTGTGTTTGCTGCGGTCGCATCCTTAGAATTGGTAAAGAATCTCATAGACCTTTCATACGCTTTAATGGTTATTCCAAATATGATAGCCGTACTTTTGCTTGCCCCTAAAGTAAATGTGGCGGCTAAAACGTATTTTTCAAAATTGAAGAATGAAAAAGCATAG
- the der gene encoding ribosome biogenesis GTPase Der: MGAIVAIVGRPNVGKSTFFNRLIQRREAIVDAVSGVTRDRHYGKSDWNGKEFSLIDTGGYVVGSDDIFEQEIDKQVELAIDEADAIIFMVDVESGVTGMDEDVSKLLRKVDKPIFLAVNKVDNAQRETDAVEFYALGLGDYYTLSSINGSGTGELLDALVKELPEVEEEESDLPRFAVVGRPNAGKSSFINALIGEDRYIVTDIAGTTRDSIDTKYNRFGFEFNLVDTAGIRRKAKVKEDLEFYSVMRSVRAIEHCDVCILLVDATRGFDGQVQNIFWLAQRNHKGVVILVNKWDLVEKETNSVKEYTQKIKKAIEPFDDVPILFISVLTKQRIFKAIETAVDVYKNRSKKVVTRKLNDIMLPIIEKTSPPAYKGKFVKIKFCTQLPTPYPQFAFFCNLPQYVREPYKRFLENQLRENFDFSGVPITVFMRKK; this comes from the coding sequence ATGGGTGCTATTGTAGCTATTGTGGGAAGACCAAATGTGGGTAAATCCACTTTCTTTAATCGATTAATTCAACGTCGCGAAGCCATCGTGGACGCTGTAAGTGGTGTTACACGTGATCGTCACTACGGAAAAAGTGATTGGAACGGGAAAGAATTTTCATTAATAGATACTGGAGGGTATGTGGTTGGTAGTGATGATATCTTTGAGCAGGAAATCGACAAACAAGTAGAACTCGCTATTGATGAAGCTGATGCCATTATTTTTATGGTTGATGTAGAGTCTGGAGTTACTGGGATGGATGAAGATGTATCCAAGTTGCTTCGTAAAGTGGATAAACCCATTTTCCTTGCTGTTAATAAAGTTGACAACGCCCAACGAGAAACCGATGCAGTGGAATTTTACGCATTGGGACTTGGGGATTACTATACCTTATCGAGTATAAATGGAAGTGGAACAGGGGAGCTATTGGATGCACTGGTCAAAGAACTTCCAGAAGTTGAAGAAGAAGAAAGTGACTTGCCAAGATTTGCGGTTGTAGGAAGACCCAATGCCGGAAAATCATCTTTTATAAATGCCCTGATAGGAGAGGATAGATACATTGTTACTGATATCGCGGGAACAACTCGCGATAGTATCGATACAAAATACAACAGATTTGGATTTGAGTTTAATTTAGTGGATACCGCTGGAATCCGTAGAAAAGCCAAAGTAAAGGAAGATCTGGAGTTTTATTCGGTGATGAGGTCCGTAAGGGCCATTGAGCACTGTGATGTCTGTATATTATTGGTGGATGCCACACGTGGGTTTGATGGACAAGTACAGAACATCTTTTGGTTAGCACAACGGAACCACAAAGGAGTGGTAATTTTGGTGAACAAATGGGATTTGGTTGAAAAAGAAACCAATTCCGTTAAAGAATACACGCAAAAAATTAAAAAGGCCATAGAACCTTTTGATGATGTGCCGATTCTTTTCATTTCCGTGTTGACTAAACAGCGCATTTTTAAAGCGATTGAAACCGCTGTGGATGTCTATAAAAATCGTTCAAAAAAAGTGGTTACCCGAAAATTGAACGACATCATGTTGCCCATAATTGAGAAAACATCACCACCTGCTTATAAGGGAAAATTTGTAAAAATAAAGTTCTGTACCCAACTGCCAACACCTTATCCGCAATTTGCTTTTTTCTGTAATCTACCGCAGTACGTACGCGAACCTTACAAACGTTTTTTAGAAAACCAATTGCGGGAGAACTTTGACTTTAGCGGAGTGCCTATTACTGTTTTTATGCGTAAGAAATAG
- the pbpC gene encoding penicillin-binding protein 1C: MKVFLLALKKIILKHRIKLSVVLILFLFWFFCLPKQLFKDPTSTVVTSSDNVLIGARIASDGQWRFPEMDSIPERFKQSILLFEDEYFYHHPGFNPISIFNAIKHNLTKDTRRGGSTITQQVIRLSRKNKRRTYIEKCIEIFMATRLELRYSKEDILKLYATHTPYGGNVVGLETASWRYFGIPAQELSWGQSATLAVLPNAPSLIFPGRNEQLLLKKRNRLLKKLWSENHIDETTYELAIAEPLPQKPIALPNITPHLTERIKKEHRGKRIQTSIDRHLQYQANIVAERHYQRLKGNEIHNLAILILDVETRKVLSYVGNSPSGKQHGNYVDIITKNRSAGSTLKPFLFASLMHEGQLLPNTLVKDIPTVINGYNPKNFNKKHSGVVPASRALSRSLNVPAVRLLRQYGLQKFYNKLHKMNLKLNSPSSHYGLALILGGAESSLWGLTKTYASAASTLNYFESNSSTYRTNEFVEPSYLLNTKIDFGEQQFEAPVINAGAIYHTFKSLQEVNRPEGDENWQFFDSSKRIAWKTGTSFGFKDAWAVGVTQKYAIGVWAGNADGEGRPGLTGITAAAPILFDILDILPNSSWFQQPFDDLTEMEICAQSGHLASSFCDNIKKELLPNNGIKSKQCPYHKQIFLDASKAFRVNSECYPLEDMIAKNWFTLTPVIEYYYATSNPNYRPLPTYLQGCSISEVQFMEFIYPKKNEEVLLPKDLGNNTTEIIFKLVHQQGESTVYWYLDETYIGTTENFHELIYQIKPGEYVLTVVDDEGNRIQQKLAVKLASEN; encoded by the coding sequence ATGAAGGTTTTTTTATTGGCATTGAAGAAAATTATACTGAAACACCGAATTAAACTTTCGGTTGTTCTCATTCTTTTCTTGTTTTGGTTTTTCTGTTTACCCAAACAACTTTTTAAAGACCCAACCTCGACTGTAGTCACCAGTTCTGATAATGTATTGATCGGGGCGCGAATTGCAAGTGACGGGCAATGGCGTTTTCCTGAAATGGATTCCATTCCAGAACGTTTTAAACAAAGTATTTTACTTTTCGAAGATGAATATTTCTATCACCATCCCGGTTTTAATCCGATTTCTATTTTTAATGCCATAAAGCATAACCTCACCAAGGATACGCGAAGAGGAGGAAGTACCATTACCCAACAAGTTATACGGTTGAGCAGAAAAAACAAGCGTCGAACCTATATTGAAAAATGCATTGAAATCTTCATGGCAACTAGACTAGAGTTGCGCTATTCCAAGGAAGATATTCTAAAACTGTATGCCACGCATACGCCTTATGGCGGTAATGTAGTAGGCTTAGAAACCGCTTCATGGCGTTACTTTGGAATTCCCGCACAAGAATTAAGTTGGGGTCAGTCAGCTACATTGGCTGTTTTGCCCAATGCGCCATCGCTTATTTTTCCAGGCAGAAATGAACAATTGCTCCTGAAGAAACGTAATCGGTTGCTCAAAAAATTATGGAGTGAAAACCATATCGATGAAACTACCTATGAACTGGCCATTGCAGAACCTTTACCACAAAAACCCATTGCTTTGCCCAATATAACGCCACATCTTACAGAACGGATTAAAAAAGAGCACCGAGGCAAACGAATACAGACTTCGATTGATAGACATTTGCAGTATCAAGCAAATATTGTGGCAGAACGACATTACCAACGATTAAAAGGTAACGAAATCCATAACCTTGCCATTTTAATTTTGGATGTGGAAACCCGAAAGGTTTTAAGCTATGTGGGCAATTCTCCTTCGGGAAAACAACACGGAAACTACGTAGATATCATCACCAAAAATCGAAGTGCCGGTAGCACTTTAAAACCTTTTCTTTTTGCTTCACTTATGCATGAAGGCCAATTGTTGCCTAATACTTTGGTAAAAGACATTCCAACTGTAATCAATGGTTACAATCCAAAAAACTTCAATAAAAAACACTCTGGCGTTGTACCAGCCAGTAGAGCTCTTTCCCGTTCATTAAATGTGCCCGCAGTTCGGTTATTGCGACAATATGGGCTTCAAAAATTTTATAACAAACTTCATAAAATGAACTTGAAATTGAATAGCCCTTCCAGTCATTACGGTTTGGCATTAATTTTAGGTGGAGCAGAAAGCTCACTATGGGGTCTTACCAAAACGTATGCATCGGCCGCTTCAACTTTAAATTATTTTGAATCCAATTCTAGTACGTATCGCACGAATGAATTTGTAGAACCCAGTTACTTGCTGAACACTAAAATCGATTTTGGGGAGCAGCAATTTGAAGCTCCTGTTATAAATGCAGGAGCGATTTACCATACCTTCAAATCACTACAAGAAGTAAATAGACCGGAAGGTGACGAAAATTGGCAATTTTTTGATTCTTCTAAACGTATTGCATGGAAAACAGGAACCAGTTTTGGTTTTAAAGATGCTTGGGCCGTTGGAGTAACCCAAAAATATGCCATTGGTGTTTGGGCAGGAAATGCCGATGGCGAAGGAAGACCTGGATTAACAGGAATTACCGCCGCGGCACCCATTCTTTTTGATATCCTGGATATATTACCCAATAGCAGTTGGTTTCAGCAACCGTTTGATGATCTGACTGAAATGGAAATCTGCGCGCAAAGTGGACATCTCGCTTCCTCTTTCTGTGATAATATCAAGAAAGAGCTGCTCCCAAATAATGGAATAAAAAGCAAGCAATGTCCTTACCATAAACAAATTTTCTTGGATGCTTCAAAGGCGTTTAGGGTAAATTCTGAGTGTTATCCACTAGAGGATATGATAGCAAAAAATTGGTTTACCCTTACTCCTGTAATTGAATATTATTATGCTACTTCAAATCCAAATTATAGGCCTTTGCCTACTTATTTACAAGGATGTTCTATTTCAGAAGTACAGTTTATGGAATTTATCTATCCCAAGAAAAATGAGGAAGTTTTGCTTCCAAAAGACCTGGGCAACAATACAACTGAAATCATATTCAAGCTGGTGCATCAACAAGGAGAAAGTACTGTGTATTGGTATTTGGATGAGACTTACATCGGCACTACCGAAAATTTTCATGAACTGATTTATCAAATTAAGCCTGGAGAATATGTATTGACCGTAGTTGACGATGAAGGCAATCGCATTCAACAAAAATTAGCTGTAAAATTAGCTTCGGAGAACTAG
- the era gene encoding GTPase Era, producing MKKHRSGFVNIIGNPNVGKSTLMNAFVGEKLSIITSKAQTTRHRILGIVNGDDFQVILSDTPGIIKPAYELQSSMMDFVKSAFEDADVLLYMVEIGEKALKDEAFFKKIQNSNIPVLLLLNKIDTSEQSVLEEQIQHWQDVLPKAELHPISALENFNVKEVFDRILELLPEAPPYYPKDQLTDKPERFFVNETIREKILMHYKKEIPYAVEVETEEFFEDEKIIRIRSVIMVERDTQKGIIIGHKGSALKRVGVESRKDLEKFFDKQVHIELYVKVNKNWRSNSRQLKRFGYNS from the coding sequence ATGAAAAAGCATAGATCAGGTTTTGTAAATATTATCGGAAACCCAAATGTGGGTAAATCCACTTTGATGAATGCTTTTGTGGGCGAAAAACTTTCCATTATCACGTCCAAGGCACAAACCACAAGACATCGGATTTTGGGAATTGTCAATGGGGATGATTTTCAGGTAATTCTGTCCGACACTCCTGGAATCATAAAACCAGCTTATGAGCTACAAAGCTCCATGATGGACTTTGTGAAATCGGCCTTTGAAGATGCAGATGTTTTATTGTATATGGTTGAGATTGGAGAAAAGGCATTGAAAGATGAGGCCTTCTTCAAAAAGATTCAAAACAGCAATATTCCGGTCTTGCTGCTTCTAAACAAGATAGACACTTCCGAGCAATCGGTTTTGGAAGAACAAATTCAGCACTGGCAAGATGTCCTTCCAAAGGCAGAACTACATCCCATTTCTGCATTGGAAAACTTTAATGTAAAGGAAGTTTTTGACAGGATTCTGGAATTACTTCCAGAAGCACCACCATATTATCCCAAAGACCAATTAACGGATAAACCAGAGCGTTTTTTTGTGAACGAAACCATTCGAGAGAAAATATTGATGCACTATAAAAAAGAAATTCCCTATGCCGTTGAGGTGGAGACTGAGGAATTTTTTGAGGATGAAAAAATTATTAGAATCCGTTCTGTAATAATGGTTGAACGTGATACACAAAAGGGCATAATTATAGGGCATAAGGGTAGTGCGCTAAAAAGGGTAGGAGTGGAATCCAGAAAAGACCTTGAAAAATTCTTCGATAAGCAGGTTCATATAGAACTCTACGTTAAGGTGAATAAAAATTGGCGCAGTAACTCAAGACAACTCAAACGTTTTGGTTACAATAGCTAA